One genomic window of Fusarium keratoplasticum isolate Fu6.1 chromosome 3, whole genome shotgun sequence includes the following:
- a CDS encoding Pirin domain-containing protein has protein sequence MSRFSPLVAVFVATISILIIIYSPANYLSNIKQLTTNIIYPNTSTNTTLSENQMINAAKNMSKSLRQAKITPHRSSTRGHSDHGWLNTYHSFSFADWYDPRFSHFGSLRVLNEDRVKANSGFPTHPHRDFEIFSYILGGELTHRDSMLAKGKEGGQSDKFYRMHRGDVQFTTGGTGIAHSEMNEHKSDTVHFLQIWAIPWKRGLAPRYHTRHFSEESKRLGFVNILSPLKGGEEATAQQEKDAEAVLPDTIPIHADFVMSAGIIEPSKTFEWTVGGGATQETKRKVYVHLPMTKGGNAKIRLDGREDAELSEGDGAFIEGVNAGDKLSVESIGSADAEVIVLDTA, from the coding sequence ATGTCTCGCTTCAGTCCCTTAGTTGCGGTTTTCGTCGCTACAAtttccatcctcatcatcatctacTCACCAGCAAACTACCTCTCAAACATCAAGCAACTCACAACAAACATTATCTACCCAAACACCTCTACAAACACGACTCTTTCTGAGAATCAAATGATCAACGCCGCAAAGAACATGTCCAAGTCTCTCCGTCAAGCCAAGATCACCCCCCACCGCTCCAGCACCCGGGGTCACTCAGACCATGGCTGGCTCAACACATACCACAGCTTCTCCTTCGCCGACTGGTATGACCCGAGATTCTCTCACTTTGGCTCTCTCCGCGTCTTGAACGAGGACCGGGTCAAGGCCAACTCGGGTTTCCCCACACATCCTCATCGCGACTTTGAGATCTTCAGCTACATCCTCGGTGGAGAGCTTACACACCGAGACTCGATGctcgccaagggcaaggagggaGGCCAGTCGGACAAGTTTTATCGCATGCACCGCGGCGATGTTCAGTTCACCACTGGAGGAACTGGCATTGCCCACTCGGAGATGAACGAGCACAAGTCAGACACCGTTCACTTCCTCCAGATCTGGGCCATCCCCTGGAAGCGTGGCCTGGCCCCTCGATACCACACCCGCCACTTTAGCGAGGAGTCCAAGAGACTCGGTTTCGTCAACATCCTGAGCCCTCTCAAGGGAGGCGAGGAGGCAACTGCCCAGCAGGAGAAGGACGCCGAGGCCGTCCTCCCCGACACCATCCCCATCCACGCCGACTTTGTCATGTCTGCCGGCATCATCGAGCCCAGCAAGACCTTTGAGTGGACAGTTGGAGGAGGGGCCACCCAGGAGACAAAGAGAAAGGTCTATGTGCACTTGCCCATGACCAAGGGAGGAAACGCCAAGATCCGACTCGACGGCCGGGAGGATGCCGAGCTTTCGGAGGGCGACGGCGCCTTTATTGAGGGTGTCAACGCCGGCGACAAGCTGTCAGTGGAGAGCATTGGAAGCGCCGATGCAGAGGTTATCGTTTTGGATACTGCTTAG
- a CDS encoding V-type proton ATPase subunit E has protein sequence MSQHALSDQQVDNELRKMTAFIKQEAMEKAREIEIKANEEFEIEKSKLVRQETDAIDVQYEKKFKQATMSQQITRSTVSNKTRLRVLGARQELLDSIFEDAQKKLAEGAKDKGKYQKALKGLVLEGLYALNEPELQVRARKKDYDVVKKAIDEASKEFKKQLGKDVTVKLQEDQPLADGIAGGVVIISGDGKIDIDNTFEARLRLLEDSAAPAVREALFGKNPNRKFFD, from the exons atgtcgcaACACGCATTGTCCGACCAGCAG GTCGACAATGAGCTCCGCAAGATGACGGCCTTCATCAAGCaggaggccatggagaaggccCGCGAGAttgagatcaaggccaacgaggAGTTCGAGATCGAAAAGTCCAAGCTCGTCCGCCAGGAGACCGACGCCATCGACGTCCAATACGAGAAGAAGTTCAAGCAGGCAACCATGTCCCAGCAAATCACCCGCTCTACCGTCTCCAACAAGACGCGGCTCAGGGTCCTTGGCGCCCGCCAGGAGCTGCTCGACAGCATATTCGAGGATGCtcagaagaagctcgccgagggtgccaaggacaagggcaagTACCAGAAGGCGCTCAAGGGTCTCGTGCTTGAGGGATTGTATGCTCTCAACGAGCCCGAGCTTCAGGTTCGCGCGCGCAAGAAGGACTATGACGTCGTCAAGAAGGCTATCGATGAGGCTTCcaaggagttcaagaagcagcttggcAAGGACGTCACGGTAAAGCTTCAGGAGGACCAGCCCCTCGCTGACGGAAT TGCCGGCGGTGTGGTTATCATTAGCGGAGACGGCAAGATCGACATTGACAACACCTTCGAGGCTCGGTTGCGGCTCCTGGAGGACTCTGCGGCTCCCGCGGTGCGAGAGGCCCTGTTCGGAAAGAATCCTAACCGCAAGTTCTTTGACTAA
- a CDS encoding Chitinase, giving the protein MALSLTSGLVQAYGGLNGYWGQLGDEALKSYCDNGPEYVTLSFVNQAPENTKSGYPGTNFAGHCWAGTYKNKDDVGGDLLSECWSIKEGIPYCQERGVKVLLSIGGVYNEDGGDYKVTTDQKGVDFADFLWSAFGPYDKNWNGPRPFDANDGSTRPAIDGFDFDIEHNLPNGPYIAMINELRRLKSDIIITGAPQCPTSDAYFYMKQMINEAQFDALFIQFYNNGYCDAIEDPDVSWDRMNYDEWVGIVDDSQASKSAKIYVGLPASEDAAGSGYLEPDALKELVCKLKDKPHFAGLSLWDLTRGASNKVGGKTYNQHAMDALEYGCDPIPTTTTSAISSTTETSSTESTTTSDATTTTSDVSTTTSDASTATSDASTTSDASTSETATSSETTTSSDASTTATSTDATSTEATSTEASTSDASSTDASSTTETATGTTSDASTDASSSVTETSTDATDSSTATTDASTTGTASTTGTDASTTGTDVSSTETSSAATDSATTDSATGTTETSTGTDASVTGTSSAATESSATTDASTASTDSTEVNTATTTSASEATDSTSLTETETESVPTTLPNTLTTTDDTTASTTDDASLTTDTASESVPTSLPVTYSTFHGWNTTWTTGATQTYGNPTRSSTLIPGQTTTKCSTEGQASVTSSATVSMTTSTVCTTKVYTVTKCPPEVVNCPAGGYVTTETIPLYTTVCPVTAKATPTQYAVPPEYETKTVYTTSVHTVTKCPPEVVNCPVGSVTTETIPVYTTVCPVTEKPQPVPTKVPGHSETKTLYTAKIYTPTECPAGDNDCVVGKPTTEVASWTTAIVPPKETKPVQVYHPEVPEEEEKEVTTVKASYTVYTNVVVPPATLETTIKPVVTEKPSGVAAPTGGCSGPGCPQPTAVHTPTPKNPDYAPITPATAGASSLVAGLTAVVGAVLFQVFVL; this is encoded by the exons ATGGCTCTCTCTCTTACTTCCGGCCTCGTCCAGGCCTATGGTGGACTGAACGGTTACTGG GGACAACTCGGAGACGAGGCTCTGAAGAGCTACTGTGACAACGGTCCCGAGTATGTGACACTGTCTTTCGTTAACCAAGCCCCGGAGAACACAAAATCTGGTTACCCCGGTACCAACTTCGCCGGACACTGCTGGGCTGGAACATATAAGAACAAGGACGACGTCGGAGGAGACCTCCTGAGCGAGTGCTGGTCTatcaaggagggcatccCTTACTGCCAGGAGCGTGGTGTCAAGGTTCTCCTTAGCATCGGTGGTGTCTATAAcgaggatggtggtgacTATAAGGTGACGACTGACCAGAAGGGTGTCGACTTTGCCGATTTCCTCTGGAGTGCCTTTGGTCCTTATGACAAGAACTGGAATGGCCCCCGTCCCTTTGATGCCAACGATGGAAGCACTCGACCTGCCATTGACGGTTTCGACTTTGACATCGAGCATAACCTGC CAAACGGTCCTTACATCGCCATGATCAATGAGCTCCGTAGACTCAAGagcgacatcatcatcactggtGCTCCCCAGTGCCCTACTTCCGACGCGTACTTCTACATGAAGCAGATGATCAACGAGGCCCAGTTTGATGCCCTTTTCATCCAATTCTACAACAACGGCTACTGCGATGCTATTGAGGACCCTGACGTGTCTTGGGACCGGATGAACTATGACGAGTGGGTGGGCATCGTTGACGATAGCCAAGCCAGCAAGTCAGCCAAGATCTACGTTGGACTGCCCGCCAGCGAGGACGCTGCCGGCAGTGGATACCTTGAGCCTGACGCGCTCAAGGAACTCGTCTGCAAGCTGAAGGACAAGCCTCACTTTGCCGGTCTCTCTCTGTGGGATCTCACCCGTGGTGCTTCCAACAAGGTCGGCGGAAAGACCTACAACCAGCATGCCATGGATGCCCTTGAGTACGGATGCGACCCCATCCCTACCACTACCACGAGCGCGATTTCGTCGACCACTGAGACCTCCTCTACCGAGTCCACGACTACTAGCGATGCCACTACTACCACATCTGATGTCTCCACCACCACATCTGACGCTTCTACCGCCACTTCGGATGCCTCTACTACTTCTGATGCCTCAACCTCCGAGACCGCCACCTCGTCTGAGACCACCACCTCTTCTGATGCCTCGACTACCGCTACTTCCACTGATGCCACCTCCACTGAGGCCACCTCTACTGAGGCCTCCACCTCCGATGCTTCCTCGACCGATGCTTCCTCGACCACTGAGACCGCCACCGGAACTACCAGCGATGCCAGCACTGATGCCTCCAGCTCCGTGACTGAGACCTCCACCGATGCCACGGACTCCTCAACTGCTACCACTGATGCTTCCACCACTGGCACTGCTTCCACCACTGGCACTGATGCTTCCACCACTGGCACTGATGTCTCCAGCACCGAGACCTCATCTGCTGCTACTGACTCTGCCACCACTGACTCTGCTACCGGCACCACCGAGACATCAACTGGCACCGACGCCTCCGTCACTGGAACTTCGTCTGCTGCCACTGAGTCTTCTGCTACTACTGATGCCTCCACTGCTTCCACCGACAGCACCGAGGTCAACACGGCCACCACGACATCTGCTTCTGAGGCCACTGACTCGACCTCCCtgaccgagaccgagaccgagagcGTTCCTACCACGCTGCCAAACACCTTGACCACCACAGACGACACCACAGCTTCTACTACGGATGATGCTAGCCTGACCACTGACACTGCCTCTGAGAGCGTCCCTACATCTCTCCCAGTGACTTACAGCACCTTCCATGGCTGGAACACGACTTGGACCACTGGAGCCACGCAGACATACGGAAACCCCACTCGATCTTCGACCCTGATTCCTGGCCAGACCACCACCAAGTGCTCGACCGAAGGCCAGGCCTCTGTCACCAGCTCTGCAACTGTCAGCATGACCACCAGCACTGTCTGCACCACCAAGGTCTACACCGTTACCAAGTGCCCCCCTGAGGTTGTTAACTGCCCCGCCGGTGGCTATGTTACCACTGAGACCATCCCTCTGTACACGACTGTCTGCCCAGTTACCGCCAAGGCCACTCCCACTCAGTACGCTGTGCCCCCTGAGTATGAGACCAAGACTGTCTACACCACGAGCGTCCACACCGTTACCAAGTGCCCTCCTGAGGTTGTCAACTGCCCAGTTGGCTCTGTCACTACCGAGACTATCCCCGTATACACCACTGTCTGCCCTGTGACCGAGAAGCCCCAGCCTGTCCCGACCAAGGTTCCCGGCCATAGCGAGACTAAGACCCTTTACACGGCCAAGATTTACACTCCTACTGAGTGCCCCGCTGGTGATAACGACTGCGTTGTTGGAAAGCCCACTACTGAGGTTGCCTCGTGGACCACCGCTATTGTTCCTCCCAAGGAGACCAAGCCCGTCCAGGTCTACCACCCTGAGGtccctgaggaggaggagaaggaggtgaCAACCGTCAAGGCCTCTTACACGGTCTACACCAACGTTGTTGTCCCGCCTGCCACCCTCGAGACTACCATCAAGCCTGTGGTCACCGAAAAGCCCTCGGGCGTCGCTGCTCCTACTGGTGGCTGCAGCGGCCCAGGCTGCCCTCAGCCTACCGCAGTCCACACCCCGACACCCAAGAACCCCGACTATGCTCCCATCACACCCGCGACGGCCGGAGCCTCTTCCCTCGTCGCCGGCCTCACCGCCGTGGTGGGTGCCGTCCTTTTCCAGGTGTTTGTGCTGTAA
- a CDS encoding PH domain-containing protein, with translation MSEAGDSTHKRSKSAAALSLLRRKDTREEESGSEDGRAPRTPSSSNPVLSMAHQTSVRGHGPKPSISGSGLSPVNSSHQYQQQPQQQPHRFAPTPPHPDKSTASLEQSVRKFRVVEALRSGDTASISRVIRETAENGPRSSISSVGTSGGALDDTTILHLAIQCAEFPVIEYVLSDGQGSIDVNARDKEGNTPLHLAAVQGRTTVVKLLLEQKDINDAIANAQGKLPLDVARNPEIFQLLQLSRSLFAEAKVKQVQELIARGNYGALAGVLEEHRVKTVLDINSPEFASEPFTVQTGGTLLHEAARKRNTNLIQVLLLHGADPFRRDRKGKLPQSVTNDDATKAILKRSPAAVAAQRGIQEKAVLGQAASQGAAGSSSGDPLAGREAREMKGYLKKWTNYRKGYQLRWFVLEDGVLSYYKHQDDAGSACRGAINMRIAKLHMSPDEKTKFEIHGKSSVKYTLKANHEVEAKRWFWALNNSIQWSKDQAKEEERRAARGAELLRQAKADPSTLSLQESHSENTSVTDLRRNSSQIASRSFSKVSSVDQRPNYPGPGTVGSLEDDDFVDVQTDVDTNRGPRNGGATTHNDVDDEDDYGDDMSMHEEPTATKDALNITAQSAKLQLETMSHVHQALLFELSQNPNTTLSDPNVSQALGTYDAAIRSLSTLVADLLRISKDRDAYWQYRLDREANMRRMWEESMAQVAREQEVLEARVGEAEKRRKATKRALREVIESGIPIAEPPVEETLVEEQLDDDREKEDEEGEFEDAATKLPPVVPKSPTLKTLRRKPTVIVDLSESESEEEDEFFDAVDAGHVEVSELPVEETKPETQDIVVSGGLDISPSFKGYENGIRKRLKMDADDRPKISLWGILKSMIGKDMTKMTLPVSFNEPTSLLYRAGEDMEYADLLDLAADRTDSIERLIYVAAFAASEYASTIGRVAKPFNPLLGETFEYVRPDKNYRFFIEQVSHHPPIGAAHAESPKWTYWGESAVKSKFYGKSFDINPLGTWFLKLRPTAGGKEELYTWKKVTSSVIGIITGNPTVDNYGPMEIRNWTTGEVAHIEFKPRGWKASSAYQVSGKVLDASGNVRFSMGGRWNSKLYARLTPGYEAAVDEPKESGEMHQGGLTDPNCAYLIWKAHERPTGIPFNLTPFVLTFNHIDDQLRPWLPPTDSRLRPDQRAMEDGEYDFAADEKNRLETAQRGRRRIREERGEEFVPAWFYKTRCEITGEEYWQFSGKYWEQRDKAGPNGDPQVAWEGLEPIYEDHVDEDTIR, from the exons ATGTCAGAGGCTGGCGACAG cACCCACAAGCGGTCCAAATCCGCCGCTGCGCTCTCCCTCCTGCGGCGCAAAGACACCCGCGAAGAAGAATCCGGTTCCGAAGACGGGAGGGCCCCGAGAactccttcctcctccaacccTGTCCTCTCCATGGCGCATCAAACCAGCGTCCGCGGCCACGGGCCAAAGCCCTCCATCTCGGGGAGCGGCCTCTCGCCCGTCAACTCGTCTCATCAGTATCAGCAGCAaccccagcagcagccgcacaGGTTTGCGCCTACGCCTCCTCATCCCGACAAGAGCACCGCGAGCCTCGAGCAATCTGTCCGCAAGTTCAGGGTCGTCGAAGCCCTCCGCAGCGGTGACACGGCATCCATCTCTCGCGTCATTAGAGAGACGGCCGAGAATGGACCTCGATCGAGTATCTCATCCGTAGGCACCTCAGGAGGTGCCCTTGATGACACAACCATCCTCCACCTGGCCATCCAGTGTGCCGAATTTCCAGTCATCGAGTATGTCCTGTCCGACGGGCAGGGCTCCATCGATGTGAACGCCCGCGACAAGGAGGGCAACACCCCGCTCCACTTGGCCGCAGTCCAGGGCCGAACCACCGTGGTCAAGCTCCTTCTGGAGCAAAAGGACATCAACGACGCCATTGCGAATGCGCAGGGCAAGCTGCCACTCGATGTGGCCCGAAATCCCGAGATTttccaactcctccagcttTCGCGGTCGCTcttcgccgaggccaaggtcaagcaggTCCAGGAGCTGATTGCGCGGGGCAACTATGGCGCGCTCGCTGGAGTCCTCGAGGAGCACCGTGTCAAGACcgtcctcgacatcaacagCCCCGAATTCGCCTCGGAGCCCTTCACCGTCCAGACCGGCGGCACTCTGCTCCATGAAGCTGCCAGAAAAAGAAATACCAACCTCATTCaggttctcctcctccacggcGCCGACCCGTTCCGGCGCGATCGAAAGGGCAAGCTGCCCCAGTCCGTGACCAACGACGATGCTACAAAGGCTATATTGAAGCGGTCGCCCGCAGCCGTTGCCGCCCAGCGCGGAATCCAGGAGAAGGCCGTGCTTGGACAGGCTGCGTCTCAGGGCGCAGCTGGCTCGAGTTCTGGCGACCCCCTGgctggccgagaagctcgcGAGATGAAGGGTTATCTCAAGAAGTGGACCAACTACCGAAAGGGCTACCAGCTTCGATGGTTCGTGCTCGAGGATGGAGTCCTCAGCTACTACAAGCATCAAGACGATGCGGGCTCCGCATGCCGCGGCGCCATCAACATGCGAATTGCCAAGCTCCACATGAGCCCTGATGAGAAGACCAAGTTTGAGATTCACGGCAAATCCTCTGTCAAGTATACCCTCAAGGCGAACCACGAAGTCGAGGCCAAGCGCTGGTTCTGGGCCCTCAACAACTCGATCCAATGGTCCAAggaccaggccaaggaggaggagaggcgaGCTGCCAGAGGTGCTGAGCTGCTCAGGCAAGCCAAGGCTGACCCCAGCACCCTCTCTCTCCAGGAGTCACATAGCGAGAACACCAGCGTGACCGACCTGCGCAGAAATAGCTCTCAAATCGCCAGCCGATCTTTCTCCAAGGTCTCTTCCGTCGACCAGAGACCAAACTACCCCGGCCCCGGCACCGTTGGTAgcctcgaggacgacgactttGTTGACGTCCAGACCGACGTGGATACGAACCGAGGACCCAGGAACGGAGGTGCCACCACGCATaatgatgttgatgacgaagatgattACGGCGACGATATGAGCATGCACGAGGAGCCTACTGCTACAAAGGACGCTCTTAACATCACGGCGCAGTCGGCCAAGCTCCAGCTCGAGACCATGTCTCACGTCCACCAGGCTCTGCTTTTCGAACTTTCTCAGAACCCCAACACCACTCTCTCGGATCCCAACGTTTCCCAGGCGCTCGGCACCTACGATGCAGCAATCAGAAGCTTGTCAACTCTTGTGGCAGACCTTCTACGGATATCCAAGGATCGCGATGCCTACTGGCAGTACCGCTTGGATCGCGAGGCCAACATGCGCCGTATGTGGGAGGAGAGCATGGCACAAGTAGCGCGTGAGCAGGAGGTCCTTGAGGCCCGCGTTGGTGAGGCAGAGAAGAGGCGGAAGGCAACAAAGCGAGCACTGCGCGAGGTTATTGAAAGCGGCATCCCAATCGCTGAGCCTCCCGTCGAGGAGACGCTCGTTGAGGAGCAACTCGACGATGACCgggagaaggaagacgaagagggAGAATTCGAGGACGCAGCAACAAAACTGCCACCGGTCGTACCCAAGTCACCTACTCTTAAGACGCTCCGAAGGAAACCGACAGTTATTGTCGATTTATCTGAGAGCgagtctgaggaggaggacgaatTCTTCGATGCCGTTGATGCCGGCCACGTGGAGGTATCTGAGCTTCCTGTGGAGGAGACCAAGCCAGAGACTCAAGATATTGTTGTATCTGGAGGGTTGGACATCAGTCCGTCCTTTAAGGGCTATGAGAACGGTATCAGAAAGAGACTTAAGATGGATGCTGACGACCGGCCCAAGATTTCTCTCTGG GGTATTCTGAAGTCGATGATTGGAAAGGACATGACCAAGATGACCCTGCCTGTATCGTTCAACGAGCCGACCTCGCTCTTGTACCGTGCCGGTGAGGATATGGAGTACGCCGACTTGCTGGATCTTGCTGCGGACCGAACCGACTCTATTGAACGACTCATCTACGTTGCGGCTTTTGCGGCTAGTGAATACGCTTCGACCATTGGCCGTGTTGCCAAGCCATTCAACCCCCTGCTTGGAGAGACGTTTGAGTATGTGCGACCTGACAAGAACTACCGCTTCTTTATCGAGCAAGTCAGCCATCACCCTCCGATCGGTGCTGCACATGCCGAGTCTCCCAAGTGGACATACTGGGGTGAGTCGGCagtcaagtccaagttcTACGGCAAGTCTTTCGATATCAACCCCCTGGGCACCTGGTTCCTGAAGCTGCGACCTACTGCCGGAGGAAAGGAGGAGCTCTACACGTGGAAGAAGGTTACGTCGTCAGTCATTGGCATCATCACTGGAAACCCCACGGTGGATAACTACGGACCAATGGAAATCAGGAACTGGACCACGGGAGAGGTAGCTCACATCGAGTTCAAGCCACGTGGATGGAAGGCATCCAGCGCATACCAGGTTTCTGGAAAGGTGCTCGACGCCTCTGGCAATGTCCGATTCAGCATGGGCGGTCGCTGGAACTCGAAGCTGTACGCGCGCCTGACGCCTGGCTACGAGGCGGCTGTCGATGAGCCCAAGGAGAGCGGTGAGATGCATCAGGGCGGTCTCACCGATCCCAACTGCGCGTACCTTATCTGGAAGGCCCACGAGCGACCTACTGGTATTCCCTTCAACCTGACGCCATTCGTCTTGACATTCAACCATATCGATGACCAGCTTCGGCCATGGCTTCCCCCCACGGACTCGCGTCTTCGACCTGATCAGCGTGCtatggaagatggagagtACGACTTTGCGGCTGATGAGAAGAACCGACTTGAGACGGCAcagcgaggacgacgacgtATCCGTGAGGAGCGAGGAGAGGAATTCGTCCCAGCGTGGTTCTACAAGACGCGCTGTGAGATTACCGGCGAGGAGTACTGGCAGTTCAGCGGCAAGTACTGGGAGCAGCGTGACAAGGCCGGCCCGAACGGCGACCCCCAGGTTGCTTGGGAGGGACTGGAGCCCATCTACGAGGACCACGTTGATGAGGACACTATACGGTAA